In a single window of the Geotrypetes seraphini chromosome 11, aGeoSer1.1, whole genome shotgun sequence genome:
- the ROMO1 gene encoding reactive oxygen species modulator 1, with product MPVAVGPYGQSQPSCFDRVKMGFMMGFAVGMAAGALFGTFSCLRIGMRGRELMGGVGKTMMQSGGTFGTFMAIGMGIRC from the exons ATGCCTGTGGCTGTTGGACCCTATGGACAATCTCAGCCCAGCTGTTTTGACAGGGTGAAAATGGGATTCATGATGGGCTTTGCAGTAGGAATGGCAGCAGGAGCACTTTTTGGCACATTTTCTTGCCTAAG gATCGGCATGAGAGGGCGAGAGCTGATGGGTGGCGTTGGGAAAACCATGATGCAGAGTGGAGGCACGTTTGGAACCTTCATGGCGATCGGAATGGGAATCAGATGCTAA